One part of the Streptomyces lienomycini genome encodes these proteins:
- a CDS encoding DNA-binding protein NsdB — protein MSGEPNTRLSDLFGLAGWSKGELARLVNRQAAAMGHPQLATDTSRVRRWIDMGEIPRDPVPRVLAALFTERLGRVVTIEDLGLVRHGRAGKRQHGGSEEHPDGVPWAPERTAAVLTEFTGMDLMLNRRGLVGAGAALAAGSALSSAMHDWLHTDPALAADAPDLHQPLHADPAGFDRYEAAPIGSQEVEELERSVEVFRAWDAARGGGLQRKAVVGQLNEVGGMLAYHHPPHLQRRLWGVAANLAVLAGWMSHDVGLEPTAQKYFVIAAHAAREGGDRPRAGEALSRAARQMVHLGKPDEALDLMKLAQSGSGEQVLPRTKAMLYTIEAWAQASMGKGQAMRRTLGRAEDLFVSDKAEVPSPDWMQTFKEEDLYGMQALAYRTLAEFEPGAAAHAQHYADKALALRIDGRQRSKIFDYLSMASACFIADDPEQADRYARLALVSMGSNSSQRTWDRLRQMYRLTAEYAGYPRIQELREEIELALPRPRSARGKGPGGNVAPA, from the coding sequence GTGAGCGGAGAACCCAACACCCGTCTGTCGGACCTGTTCGGCCTGGCCGGCTGGTCCAAGGGCGAACTCGCGAGGCTGGTCAACCGGCAGGCGGCGGCCATGGGCCACCCCCAGCTGGCGACCGACACCTCGCGGGTGCGCAGGTGGATCGACATGGGAGAGATCCCGCGCGATCCGGTGCCGCGGGTGCTGGCGGCTCTGTTCACCGAGCGTCTCGGCCGTGTCGTGACCATCGAGGACCTCGGTCTGGTCCGGCACGGGCGTGCGGGGAAACGGCAGCACGGCGGGAGCGAAGAGCATCCCGACGGCGTGCCGTGGGCGCCCGAGCGGACTGCGGCGGTCCTCACCGAATTCACGGGAATGGACCTCATGCTCAACCGACGCGGCTTGGTGGGCGCGGGCGCCGCGCTCGCCGCGGGCTCCGCACTCAGCAGCGCCATGCACGACTGGCTGCACACCGACCCGGCCCTGGCGGCCGACGCCCCCGACCTCCACCAACCCCTGCACGCCGACCCCGCCGGGTTCGACCGCTACGAGGCCGCCCCCATCGGGTCGCAGGAGGTGGAGGAACTGGAGCGCTCGGTCGAGGTGTTCCGCGCCTGGGACGCCGCCCGTGGCGGCGGGCTCCAGCGCAAGGCCGTAGTGGGCCAGCTCAACGAGGTGGGCGGCATGCTCGCCTACCACCATCCACCCCATCTCCAGCGGCGCCTGTGGGGCGTCGCCGCCAACCTCGCCGTCCTCGCCGGCTGGATGTCCCACGACGTCGGCCTGGAACCCACGGCCCAGAAGTACTTCGTCATCGCCGCGCACGCCGCACGCGAGGGCGGCGACCGGCCCCGGGCGGGCGAGGCGCTCTCCCGGGCGGCCCGCCAGATGGTGCACCTGGGCAAGCCCGACGAGGCCCTCGACCTCATGAAGCTCGCCCAGTCCGGCTCCGGCGAGCAGGTACTGCCGCGCACCAAGGCCATGCTCTACACCATCGAGGCCTGGGCACAGGCGTCCATGGGGAAGGGCCAGGCGATGCGCCGCACCCTCGGGCGGGCCGAGGACCTCTTCGTCTCGGACAAGGCGGAGGTGCCGTCCCCGGACTGGATGCAGACGTTCAAGGAGGAGGACCTGTACGGCATGCAGGCCCTCGCCTACCGGACGCTCGCCGAGTTCGAGCCGGGGGCCGCCGCGCACGCCCAGCACTACGCGGACAAGGCGCTCGCCCTCAGGATCGACGGGCGGCAGCGGTCGAAGATCTTCGACTACCTGTCGATGGCCTCCGCCTGCTTCATCGCCGACGACCCCGAACAGGCGGACCGGTACGCCCGCCTGGCCCTGGTGTCGATGGGGTCCAACTCCTCCCAGCGCACTTGGGACCGGCTGCGCCAGATGTACCGGCTCACCGCCGAGTACGCCGGTTACCCGAGGATCCAGGAACTGCGCGAGGAGATCGAACTGGCGCTGCCCAGGCCCAGGTCAGCCAGGGGGAAGGGACCGGGCGGCAACGTCGCGCCGGCCTAG
- a CDS encoding chaplin, with protein MRRVTRNGVLAVAASGALAVTMPAYAAFASDGSSAGGSSVGSPGLISGNTVQLPVDVPVNVCGNTVNVAGLLNPAAGNSCANTGERGTPHAGTPHADASRAGSGGAVAEGSGKDSPGVLSGNGVRLPVHLPVNVSGNSVNVVGIGNPAVGNESTNDSGDHRPPEHVRPPAEPQPSAPEEERAEPEPSPHAAPPREQASLARTGADQALPFLAGGAALVLGGTALHRRFRPGAQG; from the coding sequence ATGAGAAGGGTTACCCGAAACGGTGTGCTCGCCGTCGCCGCGTCAGGCGCGCTGGCCGTGACGATGCCGGCGTACGCGGCCTTCGCGTCCGACGGCTCCTCGGCCGGCGGCTCCTCGGTCGGCTCGCCCGGGCTGATCTCCGGCAACACCGTCCAGCTCCCGGTGGACGTGCCGGTGAACGTGTGCGGCAACACCGTGAACGTGGCGGGGCTCCTCAACCCGGCCGCGGGCAACAGCTGCGCCAACACCGGGGAGCGTGGGACGCCGCACGCGGGGACGCCGCACGCGGACGCGTCGCGGGCCGGGTCCGGCGGCGCGGTCGCCGAGGGGAGCGGAAAGGATTCGCCGGGTGTGCTCTCGGGCAACGGCGTGCGGTTGCCGGTGCACCTCCCGGTGAACGTCAGCGGCAACAGCGTCAACGTGGTCGGCATCGGCAACCCGGCTGTCGGCAACGAGTCGACGAACGACTCCGGTGACCACCGCCCCCCGGAGCACGTACGGCCCCCGGCGGAGCCCCAGCCCTCCGCCCCCGAGGAGGAGCGCGCCGAGCCCGAGCCGTCCCCGCACGCCGCCCCGCCGCGGGAGCAGGCGTCCCTCGCCCGCACGGGGGCGGACCAGGCCCTGCCCTTCCTCGCCGGCGGCGCGGCACTCGTGCTCGGCGGAACCGCCCTCCACCGGCGCTTCCGGCCGGGCGCCCAGGGCTGA
- a CDS encoding nucleoside deaminase — translation MVVKDAELPYLRRCVELAAEALEAGDEPFGSVLVGGDGAVLAEDHNRVASGDRTRHPEFELARWSAAHLTPEERAAATVYTSGEHCPMCAAAHAWVGLGRIVYVASSEQLGTWLAELGVPAPPVRTLAVHEVAPGVAVEGPVPQLTDDIHALHRRFHEGRV, via the coding sequence ATGGTCGTGAAGGACGCCGAACTGCCGTACCTGCGCCGCTGTGTGGAGCTGGCGGCCGAGGCGCTGGAGGCCGGTGACGAGCCGTTCGGGTCCGTGCTGGTGGGCGGGGACGGTGCGGTGCTGGCCGAGGACCACAACCGGGTGGCCTCCGGCGACCGGACCCGTCACCCGGAGTTCGAGCTCGCGCGCTGGTCGGCCGCGCACCTCACCCCGGAGGAGCGGGCCGCGGCCACGGTGTACACGTCGGGCGAGCACTGCCCGATGTGCGCCGCCGCCCACGCGTGGGTGGGCCTGGGGCGCATCGTGTACGTCGCCTCTTCGGAGCAACTGGGCACATGGCTGGCGGAACTGGGCGTCCCGGCGCCGCCGGTGCGGACGCTCGCGGTGCACGAGGTCGCGCCCGGCGTCGCCGTGGAGGGCCCGGTGCCGCAACTCACCGACGACATCCACGCGTTGCACCGGCGCTTCCACGAGGGTCGCGTCTGA
- a CDS encoding alpha/beta hydrolase: MQATLETRSSVRRCAVTGALGLALLGAGLPAANAANARAAGPGLSRFYDQKVKWSACEGMEMPKDLQCGKVTVPLDYARPEGRTLDLALARYRATGDSRGSVLLNFGGPGGSGVNELAAGGKEFMHLTNGYDVVSFDPRGVGRSSPVSCGPATLKIMEATDGNEEAGAPEDVLKRLRDAAAECAEYSGPVLPHIGTVDAARDMDVMRRALGDDRLNYLGFSYGTRLGAVYAAQFPGKVGRMVLDGVDTLTEPLAEQGLAGARGQQTALENFLDWCVEDVACPFGQDPRDARDQVVRLVASLDSDPVASAFGEPFSGQDLVGAVGQALYSRELWPSLERALAQLIEGGDTGGLESFSSGGVTFPVREPERAPGRGDEDAGLTDEEDVPMDNLPAALMAINCADDPDRPTAARVTGSLDRLRARYEEASPVFGRYRLTQVLMCYGRPRGTDYIRDDVKDLDTAKMLLVGTRGDPATPYRWTTETADRLGSPAVVLDNRGEGHTGYASSGCVHRKVDDFLLYGSLPPDGSSCGPESGGDGSG; this comes from the coding sequence ATGCAGGCCACGCTGGAGACTCGGTCCTCGGTCCGGCGCTGCGCGGTCACCGGAGCGCTCGGGCTGGCCCTGCTGGGGGCCGGACTGCCCGCCGCGAACGCCGCGAACGCGCGCGCCGCCGGCCCCGGTCTGTCCCGGTTCTACGACCAGAAGGTCAAGTGGTCCGCGTGCGAGGGCATGGAGATGCCCAAGGACCTGCAGTGCGGCAAGGTCACCGTCCCCCTCGACTACGCGCGGCCGGAGGGCAGGACCCTCGACCTGGCCCTGGCCCGGTACCGGGCGACCGGCGACTCGCGGGGCTCGGTCCTGCTGAACTTCGGCGGCCCGGGAGGCTCCGGCGTCAACGAACTCGCGGCGGGTGGCAAGGAGTTCATGCACCTCACCAACGGCTACGACGTGGTGAGCTTCGATCCCCGCGGCGTCGGCCGGTCCTCGCCGGTCTCCTGCGGGCCGGCCACCCTGAAGATCATGGAGGCGACGGACGGAAACGAGGAGGCGGGCGCCCCGGAGGACGTGCTGAAGCGGCTGCGGGACGCGGCGGCCGAATGCGCCGAGTACTCCGGCCCGGTACTGCCCCACATAGGGACGGTCGACGCCGCACGCGACATGGACGTGATGCGCCGGGCGCTCGGTGACGACCGGCTCAACTACCTGGGCTTCTCCTACGGGACCCGGCTGGGCGCGGTGTACGCCGCCCAGTTCCCCGGCAAGGTCGGCCGGATGGTGCTGGACGGCGTGGACACACTGACGGAACCGCTCGCCGAGCAGGGCCTGGCCGGCGCACGGGGGCAGCAGACCGCGCTGGAGAACTTCCTCGACTGGTGCGTGGAGGACGTCGCCTGCCCGTTCGGCCAGGACCCCCGGGACGCCCGCGACCAGGTCGTACGGCTCGTGGCCTCGCTGGACTCCGACCCGGTGGCGTCGGCCTTCGGGGAGCCCTTCTCCGGGCAGGACCTGGTCGGTGCCGTCGGTCAGGCGCTGTACAGCCGGGAGCTGTGGCCGTCGCTGGAGCGGGCGCTCGCGCAGTTGATCGAGGGCGGGGACACCGGCGGCCTGGAGAGCTTCTCGTCCGGCGGTGTCACCTTCCCGGTCCGCGAGCCGGAGCGGGCGCCGGGGCGCGGGGACGAGGACGCCGGTCTCACCGACGAGGAGGACGTCCCCATGGACAACCTTCCGGCCGCCCTGATGGCGATCAACTGCGCGGACGACCCCGACCGCCCCACCGCCGCCCGGGTCACCGGGTCCCTGGACCGGCTGCGCGCACGGTACGAGGAGGCGTCGCCGGTCTTCGGCCGGTACCGGCTCACCCAGGTGCTCATGTGCTACGGCCGCCCCAGGGGCACCGACTACATCCGGGACGACGTGAAGGACCTCGACACCGCGAAGATGCTCCTCGTCGGCACCCGCGGCGACCCGGCGACGCCGTACCGCTGGACCACCGAGACGGCGGATCGGCTCGGCTCCCCGGCGGTCGTCCTGGACAACCGGGGCGAGGGGCACACCGGCTACGCGTCCTCCGGGTGCGTGCACCGCAAGGTCGACGACTTCCTGCTGTACGGCTCCCTGCCGCCCGACGGCAGCTCCTGCGGTCCCGAGTCCGGCGGGGACGGATCCGGCTGA
- a CDS encoding aminoglycoside phosphotransferase family protein → MYAASSSVSAPQRSLHPRPAAGGGPYLAPARPAAPVLGAGRARLGAGPGTQPLSGRIDLSGPQGAQLRTAIAAVHRICPEFSPVQVLRRSGRSVLLVGTTGRSTAVAKCLVDHSPAWAERSRHEIGAYRSFVRQRPPVRVPRLIAADPDNGTLVIERMPGRVAALQRHPVEAPPRADIRAALGAVCRLNAWRPPAGAFDAPLDYAARISRYHELGLLTDRDLGDLQKLLHGIAHAGGRQGMGQFCHGDALLSNVLMSPAGPVLVDWEHAGWYLPGYDLATLWAVLGDAPVARRQISQIAQSTGTAARDAFLVNLMLVLTREIRTYETAVQRSMHDTVAAPSAPAHPGATPTGEEQRLLLRRLHDDCHMARRAVRAAVGTR, encoded by the coding sequence ATGTACGCAGCATCGTCCTCCGTGTCCGCCCCGCAGCGCTCGCTGCACCCCCGCCCGGCGGCGGGCGGTGGCCCCTACCTCGCCCCCGCCCGCCCGGCGGCCCCGGTGCTCGGAGCGGGCAGGGCGCGGCTCGGCGCGGGGCCCGGCACACAGCCGCTCAGCGGGAGAATCGACCTGTCCGGCCCCCAGGGGGCCCAACTGCGCACGGCGATCGCCGCCGTGCACCGCATCTGCCCCGAGTTCTCCCCCGTGCAGGTGCTGCGCCGCAGCGGGCGGTCCGTGCTCCTGGTCGGTACGACCGGGCGCAGCACCGCGGTCGCCAAGTGCTTAGTGGACCACTCCCCCGCGTGGGCGGAGCGCAGTCGGCACGAGATAGGGGCATACCGCTCGTTCGTCCGGCAGCGCCCTCCGGTGCGGGTGCCGAGACTGATCGCGGCGGACCCGGACAACGGCACGCTGGTGATCGAGCGGATGCCCGGGCGGGTGGCCGCGCTGCAGCGGCACCCCGTGGAGGCCCCGCCCCGGGCGGACATCAGGGCGGCGCTCGGCGCGGTCTGCCGGTTGAACGCCTGGCGGCCGCCGGCCGGCGCCTTCGACGCCCCGCTGGACTACGCGGCCCGGATCTCCCGGTACCACGAACTCGGACTGCTCACCGACCGGGATCTGGGCGACCTGCAGAAGCTGCTGCACGGCATCGCGCACGCGGGCGGACGCCAGGGTATGGGCCAGTTCTGCCACGGGGACGCGCTGCTGTCCAACGTGCTCATGTCCCCGGCCGGTCCGGTGCTGGTGGACTGGGAGCACGCCGGCTGGTATCTCCCGGGTTACGACCTGGCGACGCTGTGGGCCGTCCTCGGCGACGCACCGGTGGCCCGCCGGCAGATCAGCCAGATCGCCCAGTCGACGGGCACCGCGGCGCGCGACGCGTTCCTGGTGAACCTGATGCTCGTCCTGACCAGGGAGATCCGTACCTACGAGACGGCCGTGCAGCGTTCGATGCACGACACGGTCGCGGCCCCCTCGGCGCCCGCCCATCCGGGTGCCACGCCGACCGGTGAGGAGCAGCGGCTGCTGCTGCGCCGGCTGCACGACGACTGCCACATGGCCCGCCGGGCCGTGCGGGCGGCGGTCGGCACGCGCTGA
- a CDS encoding N-acetylmuramoyl-L-alanine amidase, which translates to MPALATAALLLPLLGAAPSAAAPPDAPPAPDRLQRAFATAAAEYHVPQSVLLGVSYLQSRWDAHGGVPSVTGGYGPLHLTDARTALAGASHHGQGSEDPRGDDARAPLHPAAGAAAPAGALPARLTTLPRAAELTGLSGEALRTDPAANVSGGAALLAAAQRELGEPLSADPADWYGAVARFSGAEDSATAAAYANDVYEVIRTGERRTTDAGQRVALAARPDVAPDVAQLGGAGLRAASAAGTECPKSVSCEWIPAPYEEFGDGDYGNHDLGNRPASQRIRYIVVHDTEGTWNGVLNMVQDPTYVSWNYTLRSTDGHIAQHVKAKDVAWHAGNWYVNANSVGLEHEGFLAEPDAWYTEAMYRSSARLVKYLAKKYDIPLDRQHVLGHDNVPGTTAATIPGMHTDPGPYWDWRHYFQLLGRPFQPTAGKKSSLVTIRPDYDANRPGYTGCETAGEPCAAHGSSEVRLYSDHDVDAPLIKDVGLGTTPTTGVNDLSSRVSTGQQYAVADRWGDWTAIWYLGQKAWFPNPRKSPAAVPASGRVITPRKGLASVPVYGRAYPEKAAYPADVPAQAVSPLPYTLPAGQKYVVGEKVPGEYYYAVTFDEASHRVVTGQDQYYEIQYGHRVAYVRAADVTVSAAR; encoded by the coding sequence GTGCCCGCCCTGGCCACCGCGGCCCTGCTGCTGCCGCTGCTCGGCGCGGCACCGTCCGCCGCCGCGCCCCCGGACGCGCCGCCCGCCCCGGACCGCCTCCAGCGGGCGTTCGCCACCGCGGCGGCCGAGTACCACGTGCCGCAGAGCGTTCTGCTCGGCGTCTCCTACCTGCAGTCCCGCTGGGACGCGCACGGCGGCGTGCCGAGCGTCACCGGGGGCTACGGACCGCTGCACCTCACCGACGCGCGCACGGCACTGGCCGGGGCGTCGCACCACGGCCAGGGCTCCGAGGACCCGCGCGGCGACGACGCCCGCGCCCCGCTGCACCCGGCGGCCGGCGCCGCCGCGCCGGCCGGCGCTCTGCCGGCCCGGCTGACCACGCTGCCGAGGGCGGCCGAGCTGACCGGGCTGAGCGGCGAGGCGCTGCGCACGGACCCGGCCGCGAACGTGTCCGGCGGGGCCGCGCTGCTCGCCGCCGCCCAGCGGGAGCTGGGCGAACCGCTCAGCGCGGACCCGGCGGACTGGTACGGGGCGGTGGCCCGTTTCTCGGGCGCGGAGGACTCCGCGACGGCCGCGGCGTACGCGAACGACGTGTACGAGGTCATCCGCACGGGCGAGCGGCGCACCACGGACGCCGGCCAGCGGGTCGCCCTGGCCGCCCGCCCCGACGTGGCGCCCGACGTCGCGCAGCTGGGCGGCGCCGGCCTGCGTGCCGCGTCCGCCGCCGGAACCGAGTGCCCGAAGTCGGTGTCGTGCGAGTGGATCCCCGCGCCGTACGAGGAGTTCGGCGACGGCGACTACGGCAACCACGACCTGGGGAACCGGCCGGCCTCCCAGCGCATCCGGTACATCGTCGTGCACGACACGGAGGGCACCTGGAACGGGGTCCTCAACATGGTGCAGGACCCCACCTATGTGTCCTGGAACTACACGTTGCGCTCCACCGACGGGCACATCGCCCAGCATGTGAAGGCGAAGGACGTCGCCTGGCACGCGGGCAACTGGTACGTCAACGCGAACTCGGTCGGCCTGGAGCACGAGGGCTTCCTGGCGGAGCCGGACGCCTGGTACACGGAGGCGATGTACCGGTCGTCGGCGCGGCTGGTGAAGTACCTGGCGAAGAAGTACGACATCCCGCTGGACCGGCAGCACGTCCTCGGCCACGACAACGTCCCCGGCACCACCGCGGCGACGATCCCGGGCATGCACACGGACCCGGGCCCGTACTGGGACTGGCGGCACTACTTCCAGCTGCTCGGCCGCCCGTTCCAGCCGACCGCGGGGAAGAAGTCCTCCCTGGTGACGATCCGCCCCGACTACGACGCCAACCGTCCCGGGTACACCGGCTGCGAGACGGCGGGCGAGCCCTGCGCGGCGCACGGTTCCAGCGAGGTGCGGCTGTACTCCGACCACGACGTGGACGCGCCGCTGATCAAGGACGTCGGTCTCGGCACCACCCCCACGACCGGCGTGAACGACCTGTCCTCCCGGGTCTCCACGGGCCAGCAGTACGCGGTGGCCGACCGGTGGGGCGACTGGACGGCCATCTGGTACCTGGGTCAGAAGGCGTGGTTCCCCAACCCGCGGAAGAGCCCGGCGGCGGTGCCCGCGTCGGGACGCGTGATCACCCCGAGGAAGGGCCTCGCGAGCGTCCCGGTGTACGGGCGGGCGTACCCGGAGAAGGCCGCCTACCCGGCGGACGTGCCCGCCCAGGCGGTGTCGCCGCTGCCGTACACGCTGCCCGCGGGGCAGAAGTACGTGGTCGGTGAGAAGGTGCCCGGCGAGTACTACTACGCGGTCACCTTCGACGAGGCGTCGCACCGGGTGGTGACCGGCCAGGACCAGTACTACGAGATCCAGTACGGCCACCGGGTGGCGTACGTGCGCGCGGCCGACGTGACGGTGTCGGCCGCGCGGTAG
- a CDS encoding baeRF3 domain-containing protein, translating into MEHDLSPATLAELRRPRPYPAVSVLTPTHRREPDNAQDRVRLRNAVAAAKKQLEEDPAVGREERAAVSGELDRALAEVDLTYAEDGLAIFAAPGEHQVWTLARSVPERVVLSDTFLTRNLVAAQAAERPFWVLSVAADRVTLWNGGAGRVVEEHLGGFPLDRPAEDFDPERQERIGDAPSTFRDEGTRRFLRDADAAMGKVLRRHPRPLYVTGPEPALSLFDEAGALTGDAVLVPHGGLAHGTAEAVWQAVRPVLEDEARGSVEAVARELDAARGRKDFAAGVDELWESAHTGRVRLLAVEENFRVTMRDDGEHLLPAADGDLDAREDIVDEIVEQCLETGADVRFVPDGSLGDVEGIAGVLRY; encoded by the coding sequence ATGGAGCACGATCTGAGTCCCGCCACCCTCGCCGAACTGCGGCGCCCCCGCCCCTATCCGGCCGTGTCCGTGCTGACGCCGACGCACCGCCGGGAACCGGACAACGCCCAGGACCGCGTCCGGCTGCGCAACGCGGTCGCCGCGGCCAAGAAACAACTGGAGGAGGATCCGGCGGTCGGCCGGGAGGAGCGGGCGGCGGTCTCCGGCGAGCTGGACCGGGCCCTCGCCGAGGTCGACCTGACGTATGCCGAGGACGGTCTGGCGATCTTCGCCGCTCCCGGTGAGCACCAGGTCTGGACCCTCGCCCGTTCCGTGCCCGAGCGCGTGGTCCTCTCGGACACCTTCCTGACCCGCAACCTCGTCGCGGCTCAGGCCGCCGAACGGCCGTTCTGGGTCCTGTCGGTCGCCGCCGACCGCGTCACGCTCTGGAACGGCGGCGCGGGCCGGGTCGTCGAGGAGCACCTCGGCGGCTTCCCGCTCGACCGGCCCGCCGAGGACTTCGACCCCGAGCGCCAGGAGCGGATCGGCGACGCGCCGAGCACGTTCCGGGACGAGGGCACGCGCAGGTTCCTGCGCGACGCCGACGCCGCGATGGGCAAGGTCCTGCGCCGGCATCCCCGACCGCTGTACGTCACCGGCCCCGAGCCCGCGCTGTCGCTGTTCGACGAGGCGGGCGCCCTCACCGGGGACGCGGTGCTCGTACCGCACGGCGGGCTGGCGCACGGCACCGCTGAGGCCGTCTGGCAGGCAGTGCGGCCGGTGCTGGAGGACGAGGCGCGCGGATCCGTCGAGGCGGTGGCCAGGGAGTTGGACGCGGCCCGCGGGCGCAAGGACTTCGCGGCCGGGGTCGACGAGCTGTGGGAGAGCGCGCACACGGGCCGCGTCCGGCTGCTGGCCGTGGAGGAGAACTTCAGGGTCACGATGCGCGACGACGGTGAGCACCTGCTCCCGGCGGCCGACGGCGACCTCGACGCCCGGGAGGACATCGTGGACGAGATCGTCGAGCAGTGCCTGGAGACCGGCGCCGACGTGCGCTTCGTGCCCGACGGCTCGCTCGGGGACGTGGAGGGCATCGCCGGGGTGCTGCGCTACTGA
- a CDS encoding PAS domain-containing protein — MSSPLSADHPAAPPPGRGSVEALISQARRLRGDVDAVRRDSQDDVTDPRGRWQRALYDLALHQLTDLDAHLAQLRDGPASAPRPGSLLSRVGSAEWNLLTDEAEWSPELFGILGRDPASVPLSLDELPSLVVTEDRPKLTAMVTDCLVDARPIDGEFRVVRPDGGVRTVHMMGEPVLDADGSTASMWAVLRDVGELRRSQRVVSETRDSLRHHPAPPWRGLLRFPDEGRPGLDLAAGYLPSTATPVHGARCGGWYDACPLTGDETLLSVGDLDGPDPGGGHGPAVLIGALRGLALAGTRPAHLRDRLAALLGSTALPPVRGAAYCGYRPRTRTLTWAHASGPVPLLFRGGTGRGLSWPSDPSGQAEATLEADDLLLLHTAAREPAAVEHLLSLAPRLCGAGSAQDCVRMVTRELGGLPDRADACVLVARVTP; from the coding sequence ATGTCGTCCCCTCTCTCCGCGGACCATCCGGCCGCCCCGCCACCGGGGCGCGGCTCGGTCGAGGCCCTCATATCGCAGGCCCGGCGGCTGCGGGGCGACGTGGACGCGGTACGCCGGGACAGCCAGGACGACGTGACGGACCCCCGCGGACGCTGGCAGCGCGCCCTCTACGACCTGGCGCTCCACCAGCTCACGGATCTCGACGCGCACCTGGCGCAGTTACGGGACGGCCCGGCGTCCGCGCCGCGCCCGGGTTCACTGCTCAGCCGGGTCGGCAGCGCGGAGTGGAACCTGCTGACGGACGAGGCCGAGTGGTCCCCCGAGCTCTTCGGCATCCTGGGCCGCGACCCCGCGTCCGTCCCGCTCAGCCTCGACGAACTCCCGTCCCTGGTCGTCACCGAGGACCGGCCGAAGCTGACCGCGATGGTCACGGACTGCCTGGTGGACGCCCGGCCCATCGACGGCGAGTTCCGTGTCGTGCGGCCCGACGGCGGCGTACGCACCGTGCACATGATGGGCGAGCCCGTGCTCGACGCCGACGGCAGTACCGCCTCGATGTGGGCCGTGCTGCGCGACGTCGGCGAACTGCGCCGCAGCCAGCGGGTGGTGAGCGAGACCCGGGACTCGCTGCGGCACCATCCGGCGCCGCCCTGGCGCGGTCTCCTCCGCTTCCCCGACGAGGGCCGGCCGGGCCTGGACCTGGCCGCCGGATACCTTCCCTCGACGGCCACGCCGGTCCACGGCGCCCGTTGCGGCGGCTGGTACGACGCGTGCCCGCTCACCGGGGACGAGACCCTGCTCAGCGTCGGCGACCTCGACGGGCCGGACCCCGGCGGCGGTCACGGCCCGGCGGTGCTGATCGGCGCCCTGCGCGGCCTGGCGCTGGCGGGCACCCGGCCCGCGCACCTGCGGGACCGGCTCGCCGCACTGCTCGGGTCCACCGCCCTGCCGCCGGTGCGCGGCGCCGCGTACTGCGGCTACCGGCCGCGCACCCGCACGCTGACGTGGGCGCACGCCTCGGGCCCCGTCCCGCTGCTGTTCCGCGGCGGAACGGGGCGTGGGCTGTCCTGGCCGTCGGATCCGTCCGGGCAGGCCGAGGCGACCCTTGAAGCCGATGACCTGCTGCTCCTGCACACCGCGGCACGCGAACCGGCGGCCGTCGAGCACCTCCTCTCGCTGGCCCCCCGCCTGTGCGGGGCGGGTTCGGCACAGGACTGCGTCCGGATGGTGACGCGGGAACTCGGTGGGCTCCCGGATCGGGCGGACGCCTGTGTACTGGTGGCCCGGGTGACGCCCTAG
- a CDS encoding Gfo/Idh/MocA family protein has translation MSGLLGVAVMGAGHMGADHIRRLDRVVSGARVAAVADPDAERAKEAVGGIDGATVHTDVEAALDAPGVEAVLIASPGEAHEEALLAAFARGLPVLCEKPMAPDSAGALRVVEAEARLGRRLAQIGFMRRYDAEYRQLKSLLDGGRLGRPLMLHCVHRNVSSPPHFTSAMLVTSSVSHEIDAARWLLGQELSAVTVLRPRPSASAPRGLLDPQLVLFETEGGAVVDVEIFVNCGFGYEVRCEAVCEAGSARIGETRGMLVTGAGSARQEVPQDYLVRFSDAYDREVRAWVDATRRGRVTGPDAWDGYAAATVAEAGARALETGVRTPVELAPRPPLRDPA, from the coding sequence GTGAGCGGACTTCTGGGTGTGGCGGTCATGGGTGCGGGCCACATGGGCGCCGACCACATACGACGCCTCGACCGGGTGGTGAGCGGCGCCAGGGTCGCCGCGGTGGCGGACCCCGACGCCGAGCGGGCGAAGGAGGCCGTCGGCGGGATCGACGGGGCGACCGTGCACACGGACGTCGAGGCCGCGCTGGACGCGCCGGGCGTCGAGGCCGTCCTGATCGCCTCACCCGGCGAGGCGCACGAGGAGGCGCTGCTGGCCGCCTTCGCCCGGGGGCTGCCGGTCCTGTGCGAGAAGCCGATGGCGCCGGACTCCGCGGGTGCGCTGCGCGTGGTGGAGGCGGAGGCCCGGCTGGGCAGGCGGCTGGCACAGATCGGGTTCATGCGGCGTTACGACGCCGAGTACCGGCAGCTGAAGTCCCTCCTGGACGGCGGGCGGCTCGGCCGGCCGCTGATGCTGCACTGCGTGCACCGCAACGTCTCCTCCCCGCCCCACTTCACCTCGGCGATGCTGGTGACCAGCTCCGTCTCGCACGAGATCGACGCGGCCCGCTGGCTGCTCGGGCAGGAGCTGTCCGCGGTGACCGTACTGCGGCCGCGGCCGTCGGCGAGCGCGCCGCGGGGTCTGCTCGACCCGCAGCTCGTGCTCTTCGAGACCGAGGGCGGCGCCGTGGTGGACGTGGAGATCTTCGTCAACTGCGGCTTCGGCTACGAGGTGCGCTGCGAGGCCGTCTGCGAGGCGGGCAGCGCCCGGATCGGGGAGACGCGCGGCATGCTGGTGACGGGGGCCGGGAGCGCCCGGCAGGAGGTGCCGCAGGACTACCTCGTACGGTTCTCGGACGCCTACGACCGCGAGGTGCGGGCCTGGGTGGACGCCACCCGCCGGGGCCGCGTCACCGGTCCGGACGCCTGGGACGGATACGCCGCCGCCACGGTCGCCGAGGCGGGGGCGCGGGCACTGGAGACGGGCGTGCGCACGCCCGTCGAACTGGCGCCCCGGCCGCCCCTGCGCGACCCGGCATAG